The nucleotide window ACAAAACCCTCTCAAGCAGCATGCGGGTCTCGCGCCAACATGGGAAGCGGCCCCTCCGCAAGGCTCGCCCGCCCGCAACGTCTCCGTGGCCAAGAGcgtcaccgtcatcgtcaccctcgCGGGCATCAACTTCCTCAACACCATGGGCTCGGGgatcctcatcgccgccctcccgcgaatcgccgaggacgtcggcctcgacgagagCCTGGTCCTCTGGCCCGCTGCCGTCTACAGTCTCGCCGCTGGCTGCCTGCTCCTcatcttcggcgccgtcgccgacgtcgtcggcgccaagCTCATGTGGCTGACGGGCAGCTACCTCTGCGTCGtcttcaccgtcgccgtcggcctgtCGCGGACAGGCATCCAGATCATCCTGTTCCGCACGtgcgccggcatcgccatctCCGCCTGCTTGCCGACCGCCATGGCTTTCATCACCAAGACGTTCCCCAAGGGCGGCTGGCGCAACGTTGCGTTCTCGATGAACGGCATTGGGTACCCGCTGGGCTACGCGCTCGGCCTGGTCCTGGGTGGCATCTTCACCGACACCATCGGGTGGCGGTGGGCGTACTACATGATGGCCATCCTCAACTTCTGcctgtcgacggcggcgatctgGTCTCTGCCATCGGTGTACCAGCCATCAGAGAAGAAGTGGACGCGCCGGCTGGCGGAAGACATCGACTGGGCCGGTGCCGTGATCATGAGCGCCGCGCTGGGCCTCTTGTTGTACGTGCTGGCAATGACGACGTCCTCTTACACCAAGATTGGAGACCCGGCGAACATTGCTCTCCTCGCTGTAGCGGTCGTTCTGCTGGTTGCGTTCCCCTTCTGGATGAACCTGCAGACCACAAAGGGTCGCCCGGCTCTCATCCCTAATCGCCTATGGCGCAACGCCTCCTTTGCGTCCATCTGTGTAGGTCT belongs to Colletotrichum higginsianum IMI 349063 chromosome 5, whole genome shotgun sequence and includes:
- a CDS encoding Major facilitator superfamily transporter gives rise to the protein MNIALKEAMPEALMVRSAPSHPASGIEMLPLDPSASAPKQNPLKQHAGLAPTWEAAPPQGSPARNVSVAKSVTVIVTLAGINFLNTMGSGILIAALPRIAEDVGLDESLVLWPAAVYSLAAGCLLLIFGAVADVVGAKLMWLTGSYLCVVFTVAVGLSRTGIQIILFRTCAGIAISACLPTAMAFITKTFPKGGWRNVAFSMNGIGYPLGYALGLVLGGIFTDTIGWRWAYYMMAILNFCLSTAAIWSLPSVYQPSEKKWTRRLAEDIDWAGAVIMSAALGLLLYVLAMTTSSYTKIGDPANIALLAVAVVLLVAFPFWMNLQTTKGRPALIPNRLWRNASFASICVSIFLCWASLNAMQYFIML